The genomic window ATGGCGAAGATTGTTGACGATGGTATTTTACAAAATGATCTTGCGGTTGTATTAAAGTGGGGCAGTTTGCTATTTGGTATGTCGCTGATAGCCTTTGCGGCCGGAATAATTAATTCATTTTATGCATCGCATGTGAGTCAAAGTTTTGGGTTTGATTTGCGAAATGCACTGTATGAAAAAATTCAATCGTTCACGTTCGCGAATTTTAACCAATTTCCTACATCATCGCTTATTACAAGAATGACTAACGATGTGTCACAAATGCAAGCTACGCTCTTTATGAGTTTACGAATAATGCTGCGTGCACCACTCTTGATGATGGGAAGTATTATTGCAGCCCTTTTTATCAATGTGCAGCTTGCTCTCATCCTTGTTATTCTTGTCCCATTTATGTTTGCCTTTTTAGTGTGGATGATGAATAAAGCGTGGCACAAGTTTCAAGTCGTGCAGGAAAAAGTAGATGCTGTAAACAGTAAAGTAAGAGAAGTGCTAGCGTCTATGCGATTAATTAAAGCTTTTGATCGTGGTCGCTATGAAGCAAAGCGATTTGATGATGTAGCAGGGTCATTGAAAGATCAGACTGCTTCCGCATTAAGGTTCATGGAAATTGTCATGCCAATCTTACTATTTGGAATGAATGCAGGCATTATTGTCGTACTTTTATTTGGAAGTCGCTTTGTGGAAGCGGGCAACGTGCAGGTTGGGGAAGTAGTTGCCATTGTGAACTACGGTACAAGGTTAACGGCGGTACTAGGTATTTTTACTTGGATCATTATGGTGTTTGCGCGTGCTCGCGCGTCTATTGACCGTACATCTGATGTACTAGTAGCAGATGTGAACATGGAAGAAAATATTGATGCTCGCAAAGTGAGACTAGAAGGAAAAATACAATTTCAACATGTCTCGTTCTCCTATCCTAATACCGCTACGTCAGCGCTACAAAACATTTCGTTTGTCATTGAACCTGGGCAAACGGTCGCCATAATAGGCGCAACAGGTTCAGGTAAAACGTCATTATTCCAATTAATACCTAGACTGTACGATGCAACAAAAGGACAGGTGCTTCTTGATGACAAAGACGTTCGCGACATGACTTTTAAGCAAGTCCGTGAACAAATTGGCTATGTACCGCAGGAGCCTTTGTTGTTCTCAGGAACGATACGTGAGAATTTGCTGTGGGGTAAAAATGACGCCAATCTTGAAGAAATTATGACAGCAGCAATGCATGCTCAAATTCATGACACGATTCAAAACCTGCCAAACCAATATGATACCATCGTTGGTCAAAGGGGTGTGAACCTATCAGGTGGGCAAAAGCAAAGGTTATCTATTGCTCGTGCTCTTGTACGTAATCCGAAAATTCTTTTGTTGGATGATTGTACGAGTGCGTTAGATTTACAAACGGAAAAAAGGTTGCTAAAAGCTTTAAAACATTATGATTGTACTACTCTCATTATTACACAAAAAATTAGTACAGCTATGAATGCTGATTATGTAATGCTGCTTGACGAGGGTCAGATTGTTACGCAGGGCCACCATAACGACCTTATAAATGAATCATCACTTTATAAACGTATTTATACATCACAGCTTGGAGAGGAGGCGCTCGCTGGATATGCTCAAGCAAATAACTGAACCATTTCGTTATAAGCGACCGCTTCCCACGACTAAAGTTGATAAGAAGAAACAAGCTGTCAGTAGCTGGTCAGGGACAATTTGGCGAGTCTGGCAATACCTATCCACTAAAAGGTTATTATTGATAGCCGTTCTGTTTCTTGTACTTGTTAGTTCAGTGTTAGGATTACTTGGTCCCTTTCTAGTAGGGCGAGCCATTGATGCTTTTATTGTGGAACGCAATGTAAGCGGTCTTGCTATTTTTTTATGGGGATTAGTCGCTGTCTATTTAGGATACTCTGTATCGATGTATTTTCAAAATATATGGATGATTACTATAGCGCAACAAACCGTCTATCGTATGAGAACTGAACTTTTTGAACATATGCAAAAGCTACCTTTGCCATTTTTTGATAAGCGGCAGCATGGAGAGCTTATGAGTCGCATGACGAATGATATCGAAAATGTCAGCCAAACGTTGAATAGCTCTGTTATTCAAATCTTTTCTAGTGTTTTAACGTTAATAGGCACTGTCAGTGTCATGCTTTGGCTCAGTCCTCTTTTAACCTTGATAACATTGCTTATTGTTCCAACTATGTTTATTGGCCTGAAATGGATTACAAATAGAACTGGACCTATGTTTAAAGCACAGCAACGTGCACTTGGCGATATGAATGGGTATATTGAAGAAACAATATCTGGTCAACGTATAGTTAAAGTGTTTTCGCAAGAGCAGCGAGTGAGAGTTGAGCTTCGTGAAAAAAATGAAACGTTGCGTGAGGCAGCTTTTTGGGCACAAACATATTCAGGTTTTATACCAAAACTCATGAACGTTTTGAACAATGGTAGCT from Bacillus sp. HMF5848 includes these protein-coding regions:
- a CDS encoding ABC transporter ATP-binding protein, producing MKKVFSFLKPYKIAIGIALALMLTELTVELFQPIIMAKIVDDGILQNDLAVVLKWGSLLFGMSLIAFAAGIINSFYASHVSQSFGFDLRNALYEKIQSFTFANFNQFPTSSLITRMTNDVSQMQATLFMSLRIMLRAPLLMMGSIIAALFINVQLALILVILVPFMFAFLVWMMNKAWHKFQVVQEKVDAVNSKVREVLASMRLIKAFDRGRYEAKRFDDVAGSLKDQTASALRFMEIVMPILLFGMNAGIIVVLLFGSRFVEAGNVQVGEVVAIVNYGTRLTAVLGIFTWIIMVFARARASIDRTSDVLVADVNMEENIDARKVRLEGKIQFQHVSFSYPNTATSALQNISFVIEPGQTVAIIGATGSGKTSLFQLIPRLYDATKGQVLLDDKDVRDMTFKQVREQIGYVPQEPLLFSGTIRENLLWGKNDANLEEIMTAAMHAQIHDTIQNLPNQYDTIVGQRGVNLSGGQKQRLSIARALVRNPKILLLDDCTSALDLQTEKRLLKALKHYDCTTLIITQKISTAMNADYVMLLDEGQIVTQGHHNDLINESSLYKRIYTSQLGEEALAGYAQANN